The nucleotide sequence CAGATGGCCGCAGCGCCCGCCCGGAGCAGATCGAGCTGGTCGCCGGACTCAGCGACGATCTCGACGTCCGCGCCCCGGACGCGGACGGCGGCGCCGTTCACATCGAACACGCCGTCGGTCACGGTGGGCTCGGGATACGGCTCATGCAGCCCGCGGAGGTCGCCGAGGATGAAGGTCGGACGCGACCCTTCGGGCGCGGCGAGGACGTGCTTGGGACGGTCGATGCCGGTCAGCACCAGTGCGGACTCGATGCCGGCACGGCTGGCGCCGAGGATGTCGGTGTCGAGGCGGTCACCGATGAACAGGGCCTTCGCGGCGCCGAAACGGGCGAGGGCCTCCTCGAAGATCGGCGTCTCCGGCTTGCCCGCCACCGTCGCCAGCCGCCCGATCGCCGTGTGCACGGCGGAGACGAGGGTGCCGTTGCCGGGGGCGACGCCGCGTTCGCGCGGGATCGTCCAGTCGGTGTTCGTCGCGATCCACGGGATGCCGCCCTCGTCCTCGGGGACTTTGAGTGCGAACGCCGCCTCGGCAAGATCCGTCCAGGCGACCTCCGGTGCGAAGCCCTGCACGACCGCCTGCGGCGCATCCTCCGCACTGCGGGTGACCGTGTAGCCCGCCTTCTGCACCTCGTCCACGAGACCGTCGCCGCCGACCACGAGGATCGTGGCGGGCGCCGGGACGATTCCGGACAGGAGACGCATCGCCGCCTGCGGGCTCGTCACCACGTCCTGCGGTGCGACCTCGAGTCCGAGACTCGTGAGATGCGCGGCCACGGAGGCGTCGGTGCGGGAAGCGTTGTTCGTGATGTACCCGAGGCGCACCGAGCGCGCCGCCGCGTTCAGGTTCTCGACCGCGTGCGGCAGGGCGCCCGGGCCGGCGTACACGACGCCGTCGAGGTCGGCGAGGACGGTATCCACGCCGTCGAGCGGGGTGCGCCCCGTCGGCCGCTTCCGTGTGAACAGGCCCACTACGCCTCCGGCTTCTCGGATGCGGAGGGCGCGTCGTCCTCCGTCTCGTCGTCCTCACCGAGCAGTTCGCGCACCTCGTCCTCGATGGACGGCTCTACGGGCTCGGCCCCCGCAGCGGCATCGGCCGCATCAGGCTCAACATCAGCACCAGCGGGCGCGTCGGTGTCGTCGATGTCCTCGGTGTCGTCGGAGAAACCGTCCTCGTCATCGATGAGGCCGTCCTCCACGTAGATCTCCTCGTCGCCGGCTTCGTCGACCCCGAGGGCCTCCGCTGCGACCTCGGCGCGGTGCGCCCAGAACTCGGCCTCGTCTGTGCGTCCGAGGTCCTCCAGGACGGCCGCCCGTGCAGCGAACAACGCCGGGCTCCACTCGAACGCACGATCGGGATCGAGCTCGGGGATCTCGAGTTCGCCGAGCGCCAGCTCCAGGTCACCCTGATCGAGACGGGCGCCGGACATCGCGATGGCGAGAGCCACGCGCACCGGGGTGGTGAGGCTGGAGCGGTCGACCGCACGGCCGGTCTCCAGCGCGCGGTCAGGTCGACCGATGCCGCGCTCGCTGTCGACCATGAGCGCGATCTGGTCGTCCTTACCCGAGATCCGACGGTACGTACGCAGCTCTCGCAGCGCCAGGGCGAAGTCACCGGTCGCATACGCGGTGATCCCGAGGGTCTCGCGGACGATCGCGATACGACCCGCACGACGCGAGGCCGCCAGCGCGTGCTCGTGTGCCGACGCCGGGTCCTCGTCGATCAGCCGCGACGCCATCGCGAGGTGCCGTGCGACGAACTCGGCGTTCTCCTTGCTGAGTGTCTTCAGCTCGTTGCGCGCAGACGGGTGAAGGTCGCGTGCGGTGACCTCGTCCGGAACGCGGGGCTCATCGAACCGCGGACGCTCGTTCGCCGCGTTCGCCGGCCGTTCCCGACCGGCGCCCCCGCGCTGCGGGAAGG is from Microbacterium sp. BLY and encodes:
- a CDS encoding HAD-IIA family hydrolase — encoded protein: MGLFTRKRPTGRTPLDGVDTVLADLDGVVYAGPGALPHAVENLNAAARSVRLGYITNNASRTDASVAAHLTSLGLEVAPQDVVTSPQAAMRLLSGIVPAPATILVVGGDGLVDEVQKAGYTVTRSAEDAPQAVVQGFAPEVAWTDLAEAAFALKVPEDEGGIPWIATNTDWTIPRERGVAPGNGTLVSAVHTAIGRLATVAGKPETPIFEEALARFGAAKALFIGDRLDTDILGASRAGIESALVLTGIDRPKHVLAAPEGSRPTFILGDLRGLHEPYPEPTVTDGVFDVNGAAVRVRGADVEIVAESGDQLDLLRAGAAAIWASGTPVFVLRVPERLYADPFHRP